A genome region from Populus alba chromosome 5, ASM523922v2, whole genome shotgun sequence includes the following:
- the LOC118030076 gene encoding uncharacterized protein isoform X2 produces MSRISLQLIVRYLSGSRCSPSVVVWSLVGFLVSLHLYSLVSHNGGKVGDVQFHTSHHTLFRELEEVEEENIQIPPPKGKRSPRAAKRRPKRLTTLIDEFLDENSQLRHVFFPDMKTAIDPMNDSGNDSFNYYPGRIWLDTEGNPIQAHGGGILYDESSRTYYWYGEYKDGPTYHAHKKGAARVDIIGVGCYSSKDLWAWKNEGIVLEAEEANETFDLHKSNVLERPKVIYNEKTGKYVMWMHIDDANYTKAAVGIAISDYPTGPFNYLHSKQPHGFDSRDMTIFKDDDGVAYIIYSSEDNSELHIGPLTEDYLDVTHVVRRILIGQHREAPALFKYQGTYYMITSGCTGWAPNEALAHAAESIMGPWETMGNPCVGGNKMFRQTTFFAQGTYVFPLTGLPGSFIFIADRWNPADLRDSRYVWLPLIVGGPADRPLDYDFGFPVWSRVSIYWHRKWRLPSGRRGLK; encoded by the exons ATGTCTAGAATTTCTCTTCAACTCATAGTTCGTTATTTGTCAG GGAGCAGATGTTCACCATCAGTTGTTGTATGGAGCTTGGTGGGATTTCTGGTGTCCCTTCACTTGTACTCCCTTGTTAGCCATAATGGTGGAAAAGTTGGAGATGTCCAATTTCATACCAGTCATCACACTCTTTTCCGTGAACTTGAAGAGGTGGAAGAGGAGAATATCCAAATACCTCCACCGAAAGGAAAAAGGTCCCCACGTGCTGCAAAGCGAAGGCCTAAGAGGCTGACCACACTTATTGATGaatttcttgatgagaattccCAACTTAGGCATGTGTTCTTTCCTGATATGAAAACTGCTATAGATCCAATGAATGATTCTGGGAATGACAGTTTCAACTATTATCCTGGAAGAATTTGGTTGGATACTGAGGGAAATCCAATTCAAGCTCATGGAGGGGGAATTCTATATGATGAAAGCTCAAGGACTTATTATTGGTACGGAGAATATAAAGATGGACCAACCTACCATGCTCACAAAAAAGGAGCAGCTCGG GTGGATATCATAGGAGTTGGTTGCTATTCCTCCAAGGACCTCTGGGCATGGAAAAATGAGGGCATCGTACTGGAAGCAGAAGAGGCAAATGAAACCTTTGACCTCCATAAATCCAATGTGCTTGAGAGGCCAAAAGTGATTTACAATGAGAAAACAGGAAAGTATGTAATGTGGATGCATATTGATGATGCCAACTACACCAAAGCCGCTGTTGGCATTGCTATTAGCGATTATCCAACCGGTCCATTCAACTACCTTCACAGCAAACAGCCCCATGGATTTGACAGCAGGGATATGACAATCTTCAAGGATGATGATGGTGTAGCATATATCATATATTCCTCTGAGGACAATAGCGAGCTTCACATCGGACCACTTACAGAAGATTATCTTGATGTTACACATGTTGTGCGAAGAATTTTAATTGGACAGCACAGGGAAGCCCCGGCTCTATTCAAGTATCAGGGGACTTACTACATGATCACTTCTGGTTGCACTGGCTGGGCACCAAATGAGGCCCTAGCCCATGCAGCAGAGTCAATCATGGGACCATGGGAAACTATGGGAAACCCATGCGTTGGAGGGAACAAGATGTTTCGACAGACTACATTTTTTGCACAAGGTACATATGTATTTCCTTTGACAGGTCTTCCaggttcatttatttttatagcagATCGCTGGAACCCAGCAGACTTGAGGGACTCGAGGTATGTGTGGTTACCTCTGATAGTTGGAGGGCCTGCGGATCGACCACTGGATTATGATTTCGGATTCCCAGTCTGGTCAAGGGTATCGATTTACTGGCATAGAAAGTGGAGACTTCCTTCGGGGAGGAGAGGGCTGAAATGA
- the LOC118030076 gene encoding uncharacterized protein isoform X1 codes for MELKRGEKMTMRNKYRKPTTFHCNAGSRCSPSVVVWSLVGFLVSLHLYSLVSHNGGKVGDVQFHTSHHTLFRELEEVEEENIQIPPPKGKRSPRAAKRRPKRLTTLIDEFLDENSQLRHVFFPDMKTAIDPMNDSGNDSFNYYPGRIWLDTEGNPIQAHGGGILYDESSRTYYWYGEYKDGPTYHAHKKGAARVDIIGVGCYSSKDLWAWKNEGIVLEAEEANETFDLHKSNVLERPKVIYNEKTGKYVMWMHIDDANYTKAAVGIAISDYPTGPFNYLHSKQPHGFDSRDMTIFKDDDGVAYIIYSSEDNSELHIGPLTEDYLDVTHVVRRILIGQHREAPALFKYQGTYYMITSGCTGWAPNEALAHAAESIMGPWETMGNPCVGGNKMFRQTTFFAQGTYVFPLTGLPGSFIFIADRWNPADLRDSRYVWLPLIVGGPADRPLDYDFGFPVWSRVSIYWHRKWRLPSGRRGLK; via the exons ATGGAGttaaaaagaggagagaaaatgaCAATGAGGAACAAATACAGGAAACCAACCACTTTCCATTGCAATGCAGGGAGCAGATGTTCACCATCAGTTGTTGTATGGAGCTTGGTGGGATTTCTGGTGTCCCTTCACTTGTACTCCCTTGTTAGCCATAATGGTGGAAAAGTTGGAGATGTCCAATTTCATACCAGTCATCACACTCTTTTCCGTGAACTTGAAGAGGTGGAAGAGGAGAATATCCAAATACCTCCACCGAAAGGAAAAAGGTCCCCACGTGCTGCAAAGCGAAGGCCTAAGAGGCTGACCACACTTATTGATGaatttcttgatgagaattccCAACTTAGGCATGTGTTCTTTCCTGATATGAAAACTGCTATAGATCCAATGAATGATTCTGGGAATGACAGTTTCAACTATTATCCTGGAAGAATTTGGTTGGATACTGAGGGAAATCCAATTCAAGCTCATGGAGGGGGAATTCTATATGATGAAAGCTCAAGGACTTATTATTGGTACGGAGAATATAAAGATGGACCAACCTACCATGCTCACAAAAAAGGAGCAGCTCGG GTGGATATCATAGGAGTTGGTTGCTATTCCTCCAAGGACCTCTGGGCATGGAAAAATGAGGGCATCGTACTGGAAGCAGAAGAGGCAAATGAAACCTTTGACCTCCATAAATCCAATGTGCTTGAGAGGCCAAAAGTGATTTACAATGAGAAAACAGGAAAGTATGTAATGTGGATGCATATTGATGATGCCAACTACACCAAAGCCGCTGTTGGCATTGCTATTAGCGATTATCCAACCGGTCCATTCAACTACCTTCACAGCAAACAGCCCCATGGATTTGACAGCAGGGATATGACAATCTTCAAGGATGATGATGGTGTAGCATATATCATATATTCCTCTGAGGACAATAGCGAGCTTCACATCGGACCACTTACAGAAGATTATCTTGATGTTACACATGTTGTGCGAAGAATTTTAATTGGACAGCACAGGGAAGCCCCGGCTCTATTCAAGTATCAGGGGACTTACTACATGATCACTTCTGGTTGCACTGGCTGGGCACCAAATGAGGCCCTAGCCCATGCAGCAGAGTCAATCATGGGACCATGGGAAACTATGGGAAACCCATGCGTTGGAGGGAACAAGATGTTTCGACAGACTACATTTTTTGCACAAGGTACATATGTATTTCCTTTGACAGGTCTTCCaggttcatttatttttatagcagATCGCTGGAACCCAGCAGACTTGAGGGACTCGAGGTATGTGTGGTTACCTCTGATAGTTGGAGGGCCTGCGGATCGACCACTGGATTATGATTTCGGATTCCCAGTCTGGTCAAGGGTATCGATTTACTGGCATAGAAAGTGGAGACTTCCTTCGGGGAGGAGAGGGCTGAAATGA
- the LOC118030102 gene encoding peptidyl-prolyl cis-trans isomerase CYP65, which translates to MGKKQHSKDRMYITKTEWATEWGGAKSKQLQTPFKRLPFYCCALTFTPFEFPVCTADGSVFDLMHITPYIRKYGKHPVTGAPLKQGDLIPLNFHKNSEGEYHCPVLNKVFTEFTHIVAVKTTGNVFCYEAIKELNIKTKNWKELLTDELFTKDDLITIQNPNAIDSRNTLDFDHVKNALEVDDEELKKMSSDPSYNINISGDIKQMLAELGTEKGRQIALHGGGGSKAQNERAAALVAILAARSRIKEDPQSTSNKLPRAYSIVDAASASVHGRSAAAAKAAPDDKTAARIAMHMAGERAPVNSTMVKSRFTTGAASRSFTSTSFDPVTKNEFEYVKVEKNPKKKGYVQLQTTHGDLNIELHCDITPRTCENFITHCERGYYNGVAFHRSIRNFMIQGGDPTGTGKGGESIWGKPFNDEPNSKLLHSGRGVVSMANSGPHTNGSQFFILYKSANHLNFKHTVFGGVVGGLTTLAAMEKVPVDDNDRPLEEIKITSVTVFVNPYTELDEEEQEKAKDEKDTGDEENEKIGSWYSNPGTGTTESGTEGGGGGGGVGKYLKARNAKTESTAINSGSSTIAGTKKRKVGGSTAEFKDFSGW; encoded by the exons ATGGGGAAGAAACAGCACAGCAAAGATCGAATGTACATAACAAAAACAGAATGGGCCACGGAATGGGGCGGTGCCAAATCCAAACAACTCCAAACTCCTTTCAAACGTCTTCCTTTCTATTGCTGCGC TCTTACATTTACGCCGTTTGAGTTTCCAGTTTGCACAGCAGATGGAAGTGTATTTGATTTAAT GCACATAACTCCGTACATAAGGAAGTATGGGAAGCATCCCGTTACCGGAGCTCCGTTAAAGCAGGGTGATCTTATACCACTCAATTTCCATAAGAATTCTGAAG GAGAGTATCATTGCCCTGTGCTGAACAAAGTTTTTACTGAATTCACACATATAGTTGCTGTGAAGACTACAGGAAATGTGTTCTGCTATGAG GCAATTAAAGAATTAAACATCAAGACAAAAAACTGGAAAGAACTACTGACAGATGAACTGTTCACTAAGGATGACCTCATAACAATTCAG AATCCAAATGCCATTGATAGTAGGAATACTCTTGATTTTGATCATGTTAAGAATGCTCTGGAAGTTGATGATGAAG AGCTAAAGAAGATGAGTTCAGATCCGtcttataatataaacatatctGGAGATATCAAGCAAATGTTGGCAGAGCTTGGAACCGAGAAAGGAAGGCAAATTGCTCTTCATGGAGGTGGAGGCAGCAAGGCACAAAATGAAAGGGCTGCTGCCCTTGTTGCCATTTTGGCTGCCAGGTCACGCATTAAAGAGGATCCCCAATCAACTTCAAACAAGCTTCCAAGAGCTTATAGTATTGTAGATGCTGCATCTGCTTCAGTTCATGGAAGAAGTGCAGCAGCAGCTAAAGCTGCACCAGATGACAAAACTGCTGCTCGGATAGCTATGCACATGGCTGGTGAGAGGGCACCTGTGAATTCAACAATG GTAAAGAGCCGTTTTACAACTGGTGCTGCTTCACGATCCTTCACTTCAACCTCTTTTGATCCTGTCACAAAAAATGAGTTTGAATATgtcaaagttgaaaaaaatccaaagaagaAAGGTTATGTTCAGCTGCAGACAACACATGGAGATCTAAACATTGAGCTGCACTGTGATATAACTCCAAGGACTTGTGAGAACTTCATCACTCATTGTGAGCGAGGTTATTATAACGGAGTGGCTTTTCATAGAAGCATTCG GAATTTTATGATTCAAGGTGGTGATCCTACTGGCACTGGGAAAGGAGGCGAATCTATATGGGGGAAGCCTTTCAATGATGAGCCAAACTCCAAGTTGCTCCACTCTGGAAGGGGTGTTGTCAGCATGGCTAATAGTGGTCCCCACACCAATGGTTCTCAGTTTTTCATCCTCTACAAGTCTGCCAATCATTTGAACTTTAAACATACAGTTTTTGGTGGAGTTGTTGGTGGCCTGACTACATTGGCGGCAATGGAAAAAGTTCCTGTTGATGACAATGACCGACCTCTG GAGGAGATAAAGATAACTAGTGTAACAGTATTTGTCAATCCTTACACAGAACTTGATGAAGAAGAGCAAGAGAAGGCTAAAGATGAAAAGGATACCGGGGACGAAGAGAAT gaaaagaTTGGGTCATGGTATAGCAATCCAGGCACAGGAACTACAGAAAGTGGAACtgagggtggtggtggtggtggtggtgttggaAAGTACTTGAAAGCAAGAAATGCTAAAACAGAATCCACTGCAATCAACAGTGGTTCATCAACAATTGCTGGgacgaagaaaaggaaagtgggAGGTTCAACAGCGGAGTTCAAGGACTTCTCTGGCTGGTGA
- the LOC118030110 gene encoding dof zinc finger protein DOF5.7 → MMALDNLQAKQAPIDDNQITTSNRKTTTTRPQEEALKCPRCDSSNTKFCYYNNYSLTQPRHFCKTCRRYWTKGGAVRNVPFGGGCRKNKKIKSSSGLSSDSSGSSEIGEFNFFHGLSPAMKFNLGGLSFPRLNLSPNGIYNHFPSFGDISATSEAAVTVSNPRFRLDPSVSSTAGSGSLMGFSYPLTSVSSGFCGAIQENIGGASMNVNTNLASSIESLSCINQDLHWKLQQQRLAMLFGTEKNHRDDSTVSTAPIENHVQKLQPIMFENLEISKPQVCAAGNSRKDGATSGDPATEWFFGNSYDQLTATPTNRSDNGNNDNTGNWNGGQAWGDLHQYSALP, encoded by the coding sequence ATGATGGCCCTAGATAATCTTCAGGCAAAACAGGCCCCCATAGACGACAACCAAATCACTACTAGTAACCGAAAAACAACAACGACAAGACCACAAGAGGAAGCTTTGAAGTGTCCAAGATGTGACTCGTCCAATACAAAATTCTGCTACTATAACAATTACAGTTTAACACAACCTAGGCATTTTTGCAAGACATGTAGAAGGTACTGGACCAAAGGAGGAGCCGTGCGCAACGTTCCCTTCGGCGGTGGCtgtagaaaaaacaagaagataaagtcATCTTCAGGGCTCTCAAGTGACTCCAGTGGCTCCTCAGAGATCGGTGAATTCAACTTCTTTCATGGACTCTCCCCGGCCATGAAATTTAATCTCGGTGGGCTATCATTTCCTAGGCTAAACCTTTCACCAAATGGCATATATAACCATTTCCCTTCATTTGGGGATATTTCAGCAACTTCTGAAGCTGCAGTTACTGTTAGTAATCCTCGTTTCAGACTTGATCCATCTGTTAGTTCCACTGCTGGTTCTGGTTCCTTAATGGGGTTTAGTTATCCACTTACTTCGGTTAGTAGTGGGTTTTGTGGAGCAATTCAAGAGAATATCGGTGGCGCATCAATGAATGTCAACACTAATCTCGCGTCTTCAATTGAATCTCTGAGTTGTATAAACCAAGATTTACACTGGAAGTTGCAGCAACAGAGATTGGCTATGCTATTTGGTacagaaaaaaatcatagagaTGACAGTACTGTTTCTACAGCCCCTATTGAGAACCATGTCCAGAAACTACAACCTATTATGTTTGAAAATCTTGAAATTTCAAAACCACAAGTATGTGCTGCTGGTAATTCAAGAAAAGATGGTGCAACTAGTGGTGATCCAGCAACTGAGTGGTTCTTTGGGAATTCATATGATCAATTGACTGCCACGCCAACAAATAGGAGCGACAATGGCAATAATGACAACACAGGCAATTGGAATGGGGGTCAAGCATGGGGTGATTTGCATCAGTATAGTGCTTTGCCCTAG